The Populus alba chromosome 4, ASM523922v2, whole genome shotgun sequence genome contains a region encoding:
- the LOC118031119 gene encoding uncharacterized protein, translating to MPLTSAAADALGVVTICLVAILILFGLVCIAYSFYFRSRVRSQGFSQLSYFSGPWIIRITIILLVIWWGVGEILRLSLLRHKGRVLDVLDYKWQETVCKCYIVSNLGFAEPCLLLTIIFLLRAPLQKMGSGGLCRGWNGKTALCVLLYCLPMFVLQLAIILIGPQLRSRLKRLPHYFTITATHGMQHATSDIAHCTYPLLNTILLGVFASALTVYLFWLGRQILKLVINKGLQKRVYTLLFSVSSFLPLRVLLLGLSVLSKPEHFLFEALAFSAFLALSCCAGVCICMLVYYPVADSLALGDLRDLEARRHAADETISLVANQSHLEESGMSPGRNSDASTKRGSISFRTYQRDGTSSGPFVELSLFSPSPDATPPGSPPPLGWPMRPLVDPKTGQGTEFSQ from the coding sequence ATGCCCCTGACGAGTGCTGCTGCCGATGCATTGGGTGTGGTGACAATTTGTCTAGTCgctattttgattctttttggTCTGGTGTGCATTGCTTACTCATTTTACTTCCGCTCTCGTGTTCGTAGTCAAGGCTTTTCTCAACTCAGCTATTTTAGCGGTCCCTGGATCATCCGAATAACAATCATCTTGTTAGTAATCTGGTGGGGTGTTGGTGAAATTTTACGGTTAAGTTTGTTGAGACACAAGGGTAGAGTGTTGGATGTCCTTGACTACAAATGGCAGGAAACTGTCTGCAAATGCTACATTGTCTCGAATTTGGGTTTTGCAGAACCTTGCTTGTTACTCACCATCATATTTCTTCTTCGGGCGCCCTTACAGAAGATGGGATCGGGAGGTCTTTGTCGCGGGTGGAATGGGAAAACTGCATTATGTGTCCTTCTTTATTGCCTTCCAATGTTCGTCCTTCAGCTTGCTATTATTCTAATTGGGCCGCAATTACGGAGTAGATTGAAAAGGTTGCCTCATTATTTTACAATCACTGCTACTCATGGGATGCAACATGCTACCTCTGATATTGCGCATTGCACTTACCCTTTACTGAATACAATCCTTCTTGGGGTTTTTGCTTCTGCACTGACTGTCTACCTGTTTTGGCTTGGAAGGCAGATTTTGAAATTGGTCATCAATAAGGGTTTGCAAAAGAGAGTATACACGTTATTATTCTCAGTTTCAAGTTTCCTTCCATTGAGGGTTCTTTTACTTGGACTATCTGTTTTATCTAAACCAGAGCATTTTCTATTTGAAGCTCTTGCTTTCTCAGCCTTTCTTGCCCTTTCTTGCTGTGCTGGGGTGTGTATCTGCATGCTTGTTTACTATCCAGTTGCCGATTCTTTAGCGCTGGGGGATCTTCGAGACTTGGAGGCTAGAAGACATGCTGCCGATGAAACCATTTCCCTGGTTGCAAACCAAAGCCATCTTGAAGAAAGTGGTATGAGCCCTGGCAGAAACTCCGACGCCTCAACCAAGCGTGGATCAATTTCTTTCCGGACTTACCAAAGAGATGGCACTTCTTCAGGGCCATTTGTGGAACTGAGCCTTTTTTCACCAAGTCCAGATGCCACTCCGCCAGGCTCACCTCCGCCGCTCGGCTGGCCTATGCGCCCGCTTGTGGACCCGAAAACTGGGCAAGGAACTGAGTTCTCGCAGTGA